Proteins from a single region of Echeneis naucrates chromosome 14, fEcheNa1.1, whole genome shotgun sequence:
- the LOC115054702 gene encoding platelet-derived growth factor receptor beta-like isoform X1: MMHGAGCLDLLHFLFGVLLVHLDGDLALELMPSTSEVLLNETSSFTVVCSGWSQVAWRLPQDSQGEGVVVEDQGSISVLKLGNVTWRSSGRYTCEEASSDQSRHIDMFIPGQGPDEWFLPLGSGVVMKEAEEATIPCVVSDPMVSVSLYERPGRTLVTGTTYEPGRGFTGRLNDTSYVCLAARDGEERESQVYYVFSIVVPKVMDVDLTASSSVLKQGEALTVNCTVKDTDMVFFSWDFPRRQVLLCLSICLSLCLCLSVSLSVCVSLCLFVCLLLLLPVLQDIEPLTDFLPKQIRSFINISMATVADSGPYRCAVQETMEGRRVTKNITVTVLDRGYVYLWPSGETNVSSLVHHTVEFSVEVDAYPAPTVLWSKDNQTVNTETTSISTTHLTGSRYVSTLTLLQIQLDQTGSYTAAVFNDDDTDEVVFKLEVKAPPRITSLSEVSSKAVLCVSEGAPPPSVTWYTCHSSRRCSNVTGGWRSLSAASEGISLQENITEHEEGGVTQVNSVLIVQSLSSLSAVRCEVNNSAGRQVRDLRVPKPPLLSQVAVLAAVLVLVVIAIFFLIILILLWRKKPHHEVCWKLIESMKPDGQLTYLDPTHLPYNVTWEIPRGSIVLGNTPHPLLISPLPVSLLAIFPFPGQVLGSGAFGRVVAANVSGLRHSHSTTKVSVKMVKPNSQAVQSLMSELKILVHLGPHLNLVNLLGACTRGGPVYLITEFCCHGNLVMYLQRNKHTFQQSDRHTKSDSDGGYMDMTKEESAQYIAMQELRYADNEPAVYETLYAPPDQQEASSLLLSDSSVLSLSDLLSFSYQTSQAMDFLSSRNCVHRDLAARNVLVCEGKLVKICDFGLARDLTKDQDYVTRGNRFLPVKWMSPESIFQNIYSPQSDVWSYGVLLWEIFSLGGSPYSDLPVTQKFYSALKRGHRMTQPERAPHNIFELMKSCWEENPESRPSFSSLVVSIGNMLPDNIKKRYVQLTESFLRGYSPAAVQFRAAEDQKDTHGSPIPQVKVHQLEVEPEETDPSHNAYIISTSDVTIETSSNSALDAVSPPHSAPPSDAISQKASGGQEVTSPDLEKSPASSCSREEEEESFL; this comes from the exons ATGATGCATGGGGCAGGATGTCTGGACttgctccacttcctgtttg gtgtgCTCCTGGTTCATCTTGATGGTGACCTTGCTCTTGAGCTCATGCCTTCAACTTCTGAAGTTCTCCTGAATGAAACCTCCAGTTTCACTGTG GTGTGTTCGGGTTGGAGTCAGGTGGCGTGGCGGTTGCCCCAAGACTCTCAGGGGGAGGGGGTTGTTGTGGAGGATCAGGGTTCCATCAGTGTCCTGAAGCTGGGAAACGTCACCTGGAGGAGTTCTGGACGGTACACCTGTGAGGAGGCATCGTCCGACCAGAGCAGACACATTGACATGTTTATTCCTGGACAAG GTCCAGATGAATGGTTCCTCCCGCTTGGTTCAGGTGTGGTCatgaaggaggcagaggaagctACCATCCCCTGTGTGGTGTCGGATCCGATGGTCAGTGTCTCGCTGTACGAACGTCCTGGCAGGACGCTGGTTACTGGGACAACATATGAACCGGGCCGCGGCTTCACAGGACGACTGAATGACACGTCATATGTGTGCTTGGCTGCCCGTGATGGCGAGGAAAGGGAGTCCCAGGTGTATTATGTCTTCAGCATCGTCG ttcCGAAAGTGATGGATGTGGACCTGACAGCATCCAGCAGTGTCCTCAAACAGGGAGAAGCTCTCACTGTAAACTGCACTGTCAAAGACACAGACATGGTGTTCTTCTCCTGGGACTTTCCCCGCAGACAGGtacttctctgtctgtctatctgtctctctctttgtctctgtctctcggtctctctctctgtgtgtgtgtcgctctgtctgtttgtctgtctgcttttaCTCTTACCTGTCTTACAGGACATTGAACCACTGACTGACTTCCTGCCCAAACAAATTCGATCCTTCATTAacatctccatggcaacagtggCAGACTCAG GTCCTTACAGGTGTGCAGTTCAGGAGACGATGGAGGGAAGAAGAGTCACAAAGAACATCACAGTGACAGTACTGg ATCGAGGTTATGTCTACCTCTGGCCTTCAGGTGAGACCAACGTCTCGTCTCTCGTCCACCACACAGTGGAATTCAGTGTTGAGGTTGATGCCTATCCCGCTCCCACTGTCCTCTGGTCCAAAGACAACCAGACTGTTAACACGGAAACCACCTCCATCAGCACCACACACCTGACCGGCAGCAG GTATGTGAGCACACTGACGCTGCTTCAAATCCAGTTGgatcaaacaggaagttacactgcagctgttttcaaCGATGATGACACTGATGAAGTTGTTTTCAaactggaggtcaaag cacCCCCAAGGATTACATCTCTGTCAGAGGTCAGTAGTAAGGCAgtgctgtgtgtcagtgaaggAGCTCCGCCCCCTTCTGTCACCTGGTACACCTGTCACAGCTCACGCAG GTGCAGTAATGTGACTGGTGGCTGGAGGAGCCTATCAGCAGCATCGGAGGGCATATCCCTGCAGGAGAACATCACTGAGCATGAAGAGGGAGGAGTCACCCAG GTAAATAGTGTGTTGATCGTCcagtctctctcttctctgtcagctgtTCGCTGCGAAGTCAATAACTCAGCAGGACGCCAAGTAAGAGACCTCAGAGTCCCGAAACCCC CTCTCCTGTCTCAGGTTGCAGTCTTAGCAgcagtcctggtcctggttgtCATCgccatcttcttcctcatcatcctcatcctcctctggaGGAAA AAACCTCATCATGAAGTTTGTTGGAAGCTGATTGAGTCTATGAAGCCCGATGGACAGTTGACCTACCTCGACCCCACCCATCTACCCTACAATGTCACATGGGAAATACCCCGAGGCAGCATAGTACTGGGTAATACACCTCATCCTCTCCTCATCTCACCCCTCCCTGTCTCACTCCTTGCTATCTTCCCATTTCCAGGGCAGGTGTTGGGCTCAGGTGCGTTTGGTCGTGTTGTGGCAGCAAACGTCTCTGGTCTGCGCCACTCTCATTCTACAACCAAAGTATCTGTGAAGATGGTCAAAC CAAACAGCCAAGCAGTTCAGTCTTTGATGTCGGAGTTGAAGATCTTGGTTCATCTTGGTCCTCACCTGAATTTAGTCAACCTGCTGGGAGCCTGCACGAGAGGAG GCCCTGTTTATCTGATCACGGAgttctgttgccatggcaacctgGTGATGTACCTGCAGAGGAATAAACACACCTTCCAGCagagtgacagacacacaaagag TGACAGTGATGGAGGTTACATGGACATGACCAAAGAGGAGAGCGCTCAGTACATCGCCATGCAGGAACTCAGATATGCTGACAATGAACCTGCAGTTTACGAGACACTGTATGCACCACCAG ACCAGCAGGAGgcatcctctctcctccttaGTGACTCTTCTGTCCTTAGTCTCAGTGACCTGCTCAGCTTCTCCTACCAGACCTCTCAGGCCATGGACTTCCTCTCCTCTAGAAAC TGTGTCCACAGAGACCTGGCAGCGAGGAATGTTCTGGTCTGTGAGGGAAAGCTGGTGAAGATCTGTGACTTTGGATTAGCTCGAGACCTGACGAAGGACCAGGACTATGTCACCAGAGGAAAC AGGTTCCTGCCAGTCAAATGGATGTCACCAGAGAGCATCTTCCAGAACATCTACAGCCCTCAGAGTGACGTCTGGTCCTACGGAGTATTATTGTGGGAGATCTTCTCTCTGG GTGGCAGCCCATACTCCGACCTCCCAGTGACCCAGAAATTTTACTCTGCCCTGAAAAGAGGCCACAGGATGACACAACCTGAGCGCGCTCCCCATAACAT cttcGAGCTAATGAAAAGCTGCTGGGAGGAAAACCCGGAATCTCGACCTTCCTTCTCGTCGCTCGTCGTCTCCATTGGAAACATGTTGCCTGACAACATCAAGAAG cgTTACGTCCAACTGACAGAAAGCTTCCTGAGAGGTTACAGTCCAGCTGCTGTTCAATTCCGAGCTGCTGAGGATCAGAAGGACACACACG GAAGTCCCATCCCtcaggtcaaagttcaccaGTTGGAAGTGGAGCCAGAGGAGACAGACCCTTCCCACAATGCTTACATAATCTCAACTTCTGATGTTACCATAGAAACAAGCAGCAACTCTGCGCTGGACGCAGTCAG CCCCCCCCACTCAGCTCCTCCCTCTGATGCCATCTCTCAGAAAGCAtcaggaggacaggaagtgacatcaccaGACCTGGAAAAGTCTCCTGCTTCATCCTGCAGtcgtgaggaagaggaggagagcttCCTGTGA
- the LOC115054702 gene encoding platelet-derived growth factor receptor beta-like isoform X3, translating into MMHGAGCLDLLHFLFGVLLVHLDGDLALELMPSTSEVLLNETSSFTVVCSGWSQVAWRLPQDSQGEGVVVEDQGSISVLKLGNVTWRSSGRYTCEEASSDQSRHIDMFIPGQGPDEWFLPLGSGVVMKEAEEATIPCVVSDPMVSVSLYERPGRTLVTGTTYEPGRGFTGRLNDTSYVCLAARDGEERESQVYYVFSIVVPKVMDVDLTASSSVLKQGEALTVNCTVKDTDMVFFSWDFPRRQVLLCLSICLSLCLCLSVSLSVCVSLCLFVCLLLLLPVLQDIEPLTDFLPKQIRSFINISMATVADSGPYRCAVQETMEGRRVTKNITVTVLDRGYVYLWPSGETNVSSLVHHTVEFSVEVDAYPAPTVLWSKDNQTVNTETTSISTTHLTGSRYVSTLTLLQIQLDQTGSYTAAVFNDDDTDEVVFKLEVKAPPRITSLSEVSSKAVLCVSEGAPPPSVTWYTCHSSRRCSNVTGGWRSLSAASEGISLQENITEHEEGGVTQVNSVLIVQSLSSLSAVRCEVNNSAGRQVRDLRVPKPPLLSQVAVLAAVLVLVVIAIFFLIILILLWRKKPHHEVCWKLIESMKPDGQLTYLDPTHLPYNVTWEIPRGSIVLGPVYLITEFCCHGNLVMYLQRNKHTFQQSDRHTKSDSDGGYMDMTKEESAQYIAMQELRYADNEPAVYETLYAPPDQQEASSLLLSDSSVLSLSDLLSFSYQTSQAMDFLSSRNCVHRDLAARNVLVCEGKLVKICDFGLARDLTKDQDYVTRGNRFLPVKWMSPESIFQNIYSPQSDVWSYGVLLWEIFSLGGSPYSDLPVTQKFYSALKRGHRMTQPERAPHNIFELMKSCWEENPESRPSFSSLVVSIGNMLPDNIKKRYVQLTESFLRGYSPAAVQFRAAEDQKDTHGSPIPQVKVHQLEVEPEETDPSHNAYIISTSDVTIETSSNSALDAVSPPHSAPPSDAISQKASGGQEVTSPDLEKSPASSCSREEEEESFL; encoded by the exons ATGATGCATGGGGCAGGATGTCTGGACttgctccacttcctgtttg gtgtgCTCCTGGTTCATCTTGATGGTGACCTTGCTCTTGAGCTCATGCCTTCAACTTCTGAAGTTCTCCTGAATGAAACCTCCAGTTTCACTGTG GTGTGTTCGGGTTGGAGTCAGGTGGCGTGGCGGTTGCCCCAAGACTCTCAGGGGGAGGGGGTTGTTGTGGAGGATCAGGGTTCCATCAGTGTCCTGAAGCTGGGAAACGTCACCTGGAGGAGTTCTGGACGGTACACCTGTGAGGAGGCATCGTCCGACCAGAGCAGACACATTGACATGTTTATTCCTGGACAAG GTCCAGATGAATGGTTCCTCCCGCTTGGTTCAGGTGTGGTCatgaaggaggcagaggaagctACCATCCCCTGTGTGGTGTCGGATCCGATGGTCAGTGTCTCGCTGTACGAACGTCCTGGCAGGACGCTGGTTACTGGGACAACATATGAACCGGGCCGCGGCTTCACAGGACGACTGAATGACACGTCATATGTGTGCTTGGCTGCCCGTGATGGCGAGGAAAGGGAGTCCCAGGTGTATTATGTCTTCAGCATCGTCG ttcCGAAAGTGATGGATGTGGACCTGACAGCATCCAGCAGTGTCCTCAAACAGGGAGAAGCTCTCACTGTAAACTGCACTGTCAAAGACACAGACATGGTGTTCTTCTCCTGGGACTTTCCCCGCAGACAGGtacttctctgtctgtctatctgtctctctctttgtctctgtctctcggtctctctctctgtgtgtgtgtcgctctgtctgtttgtctgtctgcttttaCTCTTACCTGTCTTACAGGACATTGAACCACTGACTGACTTCCTGCCCAAACAAATTCGATCCTTCATTAacatctccatggcaacagtggCAGACTCAG GTCCTTACAGGTGTGCAGTTCAGGAGACGATGGAGGGAAGAAGAGTCACAAAGAACATCACAGTGACAGTACTGg ATCGAGGTTATGTCTACCTCTGGCCTTCAGGTGAGACCAACGTCTCGTCTCTCGTCCACCACACAGTGGAATTCAGTGTTGAGGTTGATGCCTATCCCGCTCCCACTGTCCTCTGGTCCAAAGACAACCAGACTGTTAACACGGAAACCACCTCCATCAGCACCACACACCTGACCGGCAGCAG GTATGTGAGCACACTGACGCTGCTTCAAATCCAGTTGgatcaaacaggaagttacactgcagctgttttcaaCGATGATGACACTGATGAAGTTGTTTTCAaactggaggtcaaag cacCCCCAAGGATTACATCTCTGTCAGAGGTCAGTAGTAAGGCAgtgctgtgtgtcagtgaaggAGCTCCGCCCCCTTCTGTCACCTGGTACACCTGTCACAGCTCACGCAG GTGCAGTAATGTGACTGGTGGCTGGAGGAGCCTATCAGCAGCATCGGAGGGCATATCCCTGCAGGAGAACATCACTGAGCATGAAGAGGGAGGAGTCACCCAG GTAAATAGTGTGTTGATCGTCcagtctctctcttctctgtcagctgtTCGCTGCGAAGTCAATAACTCAGCAGGACGCCAAGTAAGAGACCTCAGAGTCCCGAAACCCC CTCTCCTGTCTCAGGTTGCAGTCTTAGCAgcagtcctggtcctggttgtCATCgccatcttcttcctcatcatcctcatcctcctctggaGGAAA AAACCTCATCATGAAGTTTGTTGGAAGCTGATTGAGTCTATGAAGCCCGATGGACAGTTGACCTACCTCGACCCCACCCATCTACCCTACAATGTCACATGGGAAATACCCCGAGGCAGCATAGTACTGG GCCCTGTTTATCTGATCACGGAgttctgttgccatggcaacctgGTGATGTACCTGCAGAGGAATAAACACACCTTCCAGCagagtgacagacacacaaagag TGACAGTGATGGAGGTTACATGGACATGACCAAAGAGGAGAGCGCTCAGTACATCGCCATGCAGGAACTCAGATATGCTGACAATGAACCTGCAGTTTACGAGACACTGTATGCACCACCAG ACCAGCAGGAGgcatcctctctcctccttaGTGACTCTTCTGTCCTTAGTCTCAGTGACCTGCTCAGCTTCTCCTACCAGACCTCTCAGGCCATGGACTTCCTCTCCTCTAGAAAC TGTGTCCACAGAGACCTGGCAGCGAGGAATGTTCTGGTCTGTGAGGGAAAGCTGGTGAAGATCTGTGACTTTGGATTAGCTCGAGACCTGACGAAGGACCAGGACTATGTCACCAGAGGAAAC AGGTTCCTGCCAGTCAAATGGATGTCACCAGAGAGCATCTTCCAGAACATCTACAGCCCTCAGAGTGACGTCTGGTCCTACGGAGTATTATTGTGGGAGATCTTCTCTCTGG GTGGCAGCCCATACTCCGACCTCCCAGTGACCCAGAAATTTTACTCTGCCCTGAAAAGAGGCCACAGGATGACACAACCTGAGCGCGCTCCCCATAACAT cttcGAGCTAATGAAAAGCTGCTGGGAGGAAAACCCGGAATCTCGACCTTCCTTCTCGTCGCTCGTCGTCTCCATTGGAAACATGTTGCCTGACAACATCAAGAAG cgTTACGTCCAACTGACAGAAAGCTTCCTGAGAGGTTACAGTCCAGCTGCTGTTCAATTCCGAGCTGCTGAGGATCAGAAGGACACACACG GAAGTCCCATCCCtcaggtcaaagttcaccaGTTGGAAGTGGAGCCAGAGGAGACAGACCCTTCCCACAATGCTTACATAATCTCAACTTCTGATGTTACCATAGAAACAAGCAGCAACTCTGCGCTGGACGCAGTCAG CCCCCCCCACTCAGCTCCTCCCTCTGATGCCATCTCTCAGAAAGCAtcaggaggacaggaagtgacatcaccaGACCTGGAAAAGTCTCCTGCTTCATCCTGCAGtcgtgaggaagaggaggagagcttCCTGTGA
- the LOC115054702 gene encoding platelet-derived growth factor receptor beta-like isoform X2, with translation MMHGAGCLDLLHFLFGVLLVHLDGDLALELMPSTSEVLLNETSSFTVVCSGWSQVAWRLPQDSQGEGVVVEDQGSISVLKLGNVTWRSSGRYTCEEASSDQSRHIDMFIPGQGPDEWFLPLGSGVVMKEAEEATIPCVVSDPMVSVSLYERPGRTLVTGTTYEPGRGFTGRLNDTSYVCLAARDGEERESQVYYVFSIVVPKVMDVDLTASSSVLKQGEALTVNCTVKDTDMVFFSWDFPRRQDIEPLTDFLPKQIRSFINISMATVADSGPYRCAVQETMEGRRVTKNITVTVLDRGYVYLWPSGETNVSSLVHHTVEFSVEVDAYPAPTVLWSKDNQTVNTETTSISTTHLTGSRYVSTLTLLQIQLDQTGSYTAAVFNDDDTDEVVFKLEVKAPPRITSLSEVSSKAVLCVSEGAPPPSVTWYTCHSSRRCSNVTGGWRSLSAASEGISLQENITEHEEGGVTQVNSVLIVQSLSSLSAVRCEVNNSAGRQVRDLRVPKPPLLSQVAVLAAVLVLVVIAIFFLIILILLWRKKPHHEVCWKLIESMKPDGQLTYLDPTHLPYNVTWEIPRGSIVLGQVLGSGAFGRVVAANVSGLRHSHSTTKVSVKMVKPNSQAVQSLMSELKILVHLGPHLNLVNLLGACTRGGPVYLITEFCCHGNLVMYLQRNKHTFQQSDRHTKSDSDGGYMDMTKEESAQYIAMQELRYADNEPAVYETLYAPPDQQEASSLLLSDSSVLSLSDLLSFSYQTSQAMDFLSSRNCVHRDLAARNVLVCEGKLVKICDFGLARDLTKDQDYVTRGNRFLPVKWMSPESIFQNIYSPQSDVWSYGVLLWEIFSLGGSPYSDLPVTQKFYSALKRGHRMTQPERAPHNIFELMKSCWEENPESRPSFSSLVVSIGNMLPDNIKKRYVQLTESFLRGYSPAAVQFRAAEDQKDTHGSPIPQVKVHQLEVEPEETDPSHNAYIISTSDVTIETSSNSALDAVSPPHSAPPSDAISQKASGGQEVTSPDLEKSPASSCSREEEEESFL, from the exons ATGATGCATGGGGCAGGATGTCTGGACttgctccacttcctgtttg gtgtgCTCCTGGTTCATCTTGATGGTGACCTTGCTCTTGAGCTCATGCCTTCAACTTCTGAAGTTCTCCTGAATGAAACCTCCAGTTTCACTGTG GTGTGTTCGGGTTGGAGTCAGGTGGCGTGGCGGTTGCCCCAAGACTCTCAGGGGGAGGGGGTTGTTGTGGAGGATCAGGGTTCCATCAGTGTCCTGAAGCTGGGAAACGTCACCTGGAGGAGTTCTGGACGGTACACCTGTGAGGAGGCATCGTCCGACCAGAGCAGACACATTGACATGTTTATTCCTGGACAAG GTCCAGATGAATGGTTCCTCCCGCTTGGTTCAGGTGTGGTCatgaaggaggcagaggaagctACCATCCCCTGTGTGGTGTCGGATCCGATGGTCAGTGTCTCGCTGTACGAACGTCCTGGCAGGACGCTGGTTACTGGGACAACATATGAACCGGGCCGCGGCTTCACAGGACGACTGAATGACACGTCATATGTGTGCTTGGCTGCCCGTGATGGCGAGGAAAGGGAGTCCCAGGTGTATTATGTCTTCAGCATCGTCG ttcCGAAAGTGATGGATGTGGACCTGACAGCATCCAGCAGTGTCCTCAAACAGGGAGAAGCTCTCACTGTAAACTGCACTGTCAAAGACACAGACATGGTGTTCTTCTCCTGGGACTTTCCCCGCAGACAG GACATTGAACCACTGACTGACTTCCTGCCCAAACAAATTCGATCCTTCATTAacatctccatggcaacagtggCAGACTCAG GTCCTTACAGGTGTGCAGTTCAGGAGACGATGGAGGGAAGAAGAGTCACAAAGAACATCACAGTGACAGTACTGg ATCGAGGTTATGTCTACCTCTGGCCTTCAGGTGAGACCAACGTCTCGTCTCTCGTCCACCACACAGTGGAATTCAGTGTTGAGGTTGATGCCTATCCCGCTCCCACTGTCCTCTGGTCCAAAGACAACCAGACTGTTAACACGGAAACCACCTCCATCAGCACCACACACCTGACCGGCAGCAG GTATGTGAGCACACTGACGCTGCTTCAAATCCAGTTGgatcaaacaggaagttacactgcagctgttttcaaCGATGATGACACTGATGAAGTTGTTTTCAaactggaggtcaaag cacCCCCAAGGATTACATCTCTGTCAGAGGTCAGTAGTAAGGCAgtgctgtgtgtcagtgaaggAGCTCCGCCCCCTTCTGTCACCTGGTACACCTGTCACAGCTCACGCAG GTGCAGTAATGTGACTGGTGGCTGGAGGAGCCTATCAGCAGCATCGGAGGGCATATCCCTGCAGGAGAACATCACTGAGCATGAAGAGGGAGGAGTCACCCAG GTAAATAGTGTGTTGATCGTCcagtctctctcttctctgtcagctgtTCGCTGCGAAGTCAATAACTCAGCAGGACGCCAAGTAAGAGACCTCAGAGTCCCGAAACCCC CTCTCCTGTCTCAGGTTGCAGTCTTAGCAgcagtcctggtcctggttgtCATCgccatcttcttcctcatcatcctcatcctcctctggaGGAAA AAACCTCATCATGAAGTTTGTTGGAAGCTGATTGAGTCTATGAAGCCCGATGGACAGTTGACCTACCTCGACCCCACCCATCTACCCTACAATGTCACATGGGAAATACCCCGAGGCAGCATAGTACTGG GGCAGGTGTTGGGCTCAGGTGCGTTTGGTCGTGTTGTGGCAGCAAACGTCTCTGGTCTGCGCCACTCTCATTCTACAACCAAAGTATCTGTGAAGATGGTCAAAC CAAACAGCCAAGCAGTTCAGTCTTTGATGTCGGAGTTGAAGATCTTGGTTCATCTTGGTCCTCACCTGAATTTAGTCAACCTGCTGGGAGCCTGCACGAGAGGAG GCCCTGTTTATCTGATCACGGAgttctgttgccatggcaacctgGTGATGTACCTGCAGAGGAATAAACACACCTTCCAGCagagtgacagacacacaaagag TGACAGTGATGGAGGTTACATGGACATGACCAAAGAGGAGAGCGCTCAGTACATCGCCATGCAGGAACTCAGATATGCTGACAATGAACCTGCAGTTTACGAGACACTGTATGCACCACCAG ACCAGCAGGAGgcatcctctctcctccttaGTGACTCTTCTGTCCTTAGTCTCAGTGACCTGCTCAGCTTCTCCTACCAGACCTCTCAGGCCATGGACTTCCTCTCCTCTAGAAAC TGTGTCCACAGAGACCTGGCAGCGAGGAATGTTCTGGTCTGTGAGGGAAAGCTGGTGAAGATCTGTGACTTTGGATTAGCTCGAGACCTGACGAAGGACCAGGACTATGTCACCAGAGGAAAC AGGTTCCTGCCAGTCAAATGGATGTCACCAGAGAGCATCTTCCAGAACATCTACAGCCCTCAGAGTGACGTCTGGTCCTACGGAGTATTATTGTGGGAGATCTTCTCTCTGG GTGGCAGCCCATACTCCGACCTCCCAGTGACCCAGAAATTTTACTCTGCCCTGAAAAGAGGCCACAGGATGACACAACCTGAGCGCGCTCCCCATAACAT cttcGAGCTAATGAAAAGCTGCTGGGAGGAAAACCCGGAATCTCGACCTTCCTTCTCGTCGCTCGTCGTCTCCATTGGAAACATGTTGCCTGACAACATCAAGAAG cgTTACGTCCAACTGACAGAAAGCTTCCTGAGAGGTTACAGTCCAGCTGCTGTTCAATTCCGAGCTGCTGAGGATCAGAAGGACACACACG GAAGTCCCATCCCtcaggtcaaagttcaccaGTTGGAAGTGGAGCCAGAGGAGACAGACCCTTCCCACAATGCTTACATAATCTCAACTTCTGATGTTACCATAGAAACAAGCAGCAACTCTGCGCTGGACGCAGTCAG CCCCCCCCACTCAGCTCCTCCCTCTGATGCCATCTCTCAGAAAGCAtcaggaggacaggaagtgacatcaccaGACCTGGAAAAGTCTCCTGCTTCATCCTGCAGtcgtgaggaagaggaggagagcttCCTGTGA